Proteins encoded in a region of the Panthera uncia isolate 11264 chromosome B2 unlocalized genomic scaffold, Puncia_PCG_1.0 HiC_scaffold_24, whole genome shotgun sequence genome:
- the ENPP5 gene encoding ectonucleotide pyrophosphatase/phosphodiesterase family member 5 isoform X1 — protein MTAKLLWVSFILAALIFSITFSLQPDQQKVLLVSFDGFRWDYLYRVPTPHFHYVMKYGVHVKQVTNIFITKTYPNHYTLVTGLFAENHGIVANDMFDPILNKSFSLDNMTIYDSEFWEEATPIWITNQKAGHSSGAAMWPGADVKIHNSFPTHYMPYNESVSFEDRVAKIIEWFTSKEPINLGLLYWEDPDDMGHHLGPESPLMGPVISDIDKKLGYLIQMLKKAKLWNILNLIITSDHGMTQCSEERVIELDQYLDKDHYILIDQSPVAAILPKEGKFDEVYEALAHSHPNLTVYKKEEIPERWHYKYNSRIQPIIAVADEGWYILQNKSDNLLLGNHGYDNALAEMRPIFLAHGPAFRKNFTKEAMNSTDLYPLLCHLLNITGMPHNGSLRGVQDLLSSTTPRVFPYTQRPTLLHGRVKPRKDEHEASYAYFLGVSLGSILVLVFFVIFIKHLIRSQVPASPDMQAEIAQPLLQA, from the exons ATGACTGCAAAACTTCTCTGGGTATCCTTCATACTTGCTGCATTAATATTTTCAATTACATTTTCCCTCCAACCAGACCAGCAAAAGGTTCTCCTGGTTTCATTTGATGGATTCCGTTGGGATTACTTATATAGAGTTCCAACACCCCATTTTCATTATGTCATGAAATATGGTGTTCATGTGAAGCAAGTTACTAATATTTTTATCACAAAGACCTACCCTAACCATTATACTTTGGTAACTGGCCTCTTTGCAGAGAATCATGGGattgttgcaaatgacatgttTGATCCTATTCTGAATAAATCTTTCTCCTTGGATAACATGACCATTTATGATTCTGAGTTTTGGGAGGAAGCAACGCCAATATGGATCACAAATCAGAAGGCAGGACATTCTAGTGGTGCAGCCATGTGGCCTGGAGCAGatgtaaaaatacataatagCTTTCCTACTCACTACATGCCTTACAATGAATCTGTCTCATTTGAAGATAGAGTTGCCAAAATTATTGAATGGTTTACATCAAAAGAGCCCATAAATCTCGGGCTTCTTTACTGGGAAGACCCCGATGATATGGGCCACCATTTGGGACCTGAGAGTCCGCTCATGGGGCCTGTCATTTCGGATATTGACAAGAAGTTGGGATATCTCATACAAATGCTGAAGAAGGCAAAGTTGTGGAACATTCTGAACCTAATTATCACAAGCGATCACGGAATGACCCAGTGCTCTGAAGAAAGAGTAATAGAACTTGATCAGTATCTGGATAAAGACCACTATATTCTGATCGACCAATCTCCAGTAGCGGCCATCTTGCCAAAAGAAG GTAAATTTGATGAAGTCTATGAAGCACTCGCTCATAGTCATCCTAATCTTACTGTCTACAAAAAAGAGGAGATTCCGGAGAGATGGCATTACAAATACAACAGCCGAATTCAACCGATCATAGCAGTGGCTGATGAAGGGTGGTATATCTTACAGAACAAGTCAGACAACTTGCTGT TAGGCAACCACGGTTACGATAACGCGTTAGCAGAAATGCGTCCAATATTTTTAGCCCACGGTCCTGCCTTCAGAAAGAATTTCACAAAAGAAGCCATGAACTCCACAGATCTGTACCCACTACTCTGCCACCTGCTCAATATCACTGGCATGCCACACAACGGGTCGTTGAGGGGCGTCCAGGATCTGCTCAGTTCAACGACCCCGAGAGTGTTTCCTTACACGCAGAGGCCCACCCTCCTCCATGGTAGGGTCAAACCAAGGAAAGATGAGCACGAGGCGTCGTATGCGTATTTCCTAGGGGTCTCTCTTGGCAGCATTTTGGTTCTcgtattttttgtaattttcatcaAACATTTAATTCGCAGTCAAGTACCTGCCTCACCAGATATGCAGGCTGAAATAGCTCAACCATTACTACAAGCCTAA
- the ENPP5 gene encoding ectonucleotide pyrophosphatase/phosphodiesterase family member 5 isoform X2 produces MTAKLLWVSFILAALIFSITFSLQPDQQKVLLVSFDGFRWDYLYRVPTPHFHYVMKYGVHVKQVTNIFITKTYPNHYTLVTGLFAENHGIVANDMFDPILNKSFSLDNMTIYDSEFWEEATPIWITNQKAGHSSGAAMWPGADVKIHNSFPTHYMPYNESVSFEDRVAKIIEWFTSKEPINLGLLYWEDPDDMGHHLGPESPLMGPVISDIDKKLGYLIQMLKKAKLWNILNLIITSDHGMTQCSEERVIELDQYLDKDHYILIDQSPVAAILPKEGKFDEVYEALAHSHPNLTVYKKEEIPERWHYKYNSRIQPIIAVADEGWYILQNKSDNLLCNHGYDNALAEMRPIFLAHGPAFRKNFTKEAMNSTDLYPLLCHLLNITGMPHNGSLRGVQDLLSSTTPRVFPYTQRPTLLHGRVKPRKDEHEASYAYFLGVSLGSILVLVFFVIFIKHLIRSQVPASPDMQAEIAQPLLQA; encoded by the exons ATGACTGCAAAACTTCTCTGGGTATCCTTCATACTTGCTGCATTAATATTTTCAATTACATTTTCCCTCCAACCAGACCAGCAAAAGGTTCTCCTGGTTTCATTTGATGGATTCCGTTGGGATTACTTATATAGAGTTCCAACACCCCATTTTCATTATGTCATGAAATATGGTGTTCATGTGAAGCAAGTTACTAATATTTTTATCACAAAGACCTACCCTAACCATTATACTTTGGTAACTGGCCTCTTTGCAGAGAATCATGGGattgttgcaaatgacatgttTGATCCTATTCTGAATAAATCTTTCTCCTTGGATAACATGACCATTTATGATTCTGAGTTTTGGGAGGAAGCAACGCCAATATGGATCACAAATCAGAAGGCAGGACATTCTAGTGGTGCAGCCATGTGGCCTGGAGCAGatgtaaaaatacataatagCTTTCCTACTCACTACATGCCTTACAATGAATCTGTCTCATTTGAAGATAGAGTTGCCAAAATTATTGAATGGTTTACATCAAAAGAGCCCATAAATCTCGGGCTTCTTTACTGGGAAGACCCCGATGATATGGGCCACCATTTGGGACCTGAGAGTCCGCTCATGGGGCCTGTCATTTCGGATATTGACAAGAAGTTGGGATATCTCATACAAATGCTGAAGAAGGCAAAGTTGTGGAACATTCTGAACCTAATTATCACAAGCGATCACGGAATGACCCAGTGCTCTGAAGAAAGAGTAATAGAACTTGATCAGTATCTGGATAAAGACCACTATATTCTGATCGACCAATCTCCAGTAGCGGCCATCTTGCCAAAAGAAG GTAAATTTGATGAAGTCTATGAAGCACTCGCTCATAGTCATCCTAATCTTACTGTCTACAAAAAAGAGGAGATTCCGGAGAGATGGCATTACAAATACAACAGCCGAATTCAACCGATCATAGCAGTGGCTGATGAAGGGTGGTATATCTTACAGAACAAGTCAGACAACTTGCTGT GCAACCACGGTTACGATAACGCGTTAGCAGAAATGCGTCCAATATTTTTAGCCCACGGTCCTGCCTTCAGAAAGAATTTCACAAAAGAAGCCATGAACTCCACAGATCTGTACCCACTACTCTGCCACCTGCTCAATATCACTGGCATGCCACACAACGGGTCGTTGAGGGGCGTCCAGGATCTGCTCAGTTCAACGACCCCGAGAGTGTTTCCTTACACGCAGAGGCCCACCCTCCTCCATGGTAGGGTCAAACCAAGGAAAGATGAGCACGAGGCGTCGTATGCGTATTTCCTAGGGGTCTCTCTTGGCAGCATTTTGGTTCTcgtattttttgtaattttcatcaAACATTTAATTCGCAGTCAAGTACCTGCCTCACCAGATATGCAGGCTGAAATAGCTCAACCATTACTACAAGCCTAA